The following coding sequences lie in one Apium graveolens cultivar Ventura chromosome 1, ASM990537v1, whole genome shotgun sequence genomic window:
- the LOC141708703 gene encoding mitogen-activated protein kinase 18-like: MMLQQVKTYDNFIGCGDVNRYKNLEYIGQGSYGIVYYAIDAYTNEKVAIKKISDVFRDVPRAVKVLREIKLLRLLQHPNIVEIKSILIPPSSDTFNDISVVLEYMDSDLRKFIASIDNLTAKDYKSFMFQILHAVKFMHAANVYNLDLKPGNILANRNGLIKVCDFGLSRVAFIEPSKEWHHTVSLSYRAHVNYNF, from the exons ATGATGTTGCAGCAGGTGAAAACATATGACAATTTCATTGGGTGTGGTGATGTCAATCGATACAAAAATCTGGAGTATATTGGGCAGGGAAGCTATGGAATTGTTTATTATGCTATTGATGCATATACTAATGAAAAGGTGGCGATAAAGAAAATATCAGATGTTTTTAGGGATGTTCCTCGAGCTGTTAAGGTTTTAAGGGAGATTAAGTTATTAAGGCTATTACAGCATCCAAATATTGTTGAAATTAAGAGCATCTTAATCCCACCCTCAAGTGACACCTTTAATGACATATCTGTGGTTTTGGAGTATATGGACTCAGATCTTCGTAAATTTATTGCATCCATTGATAATTTGACAGCAAAGGATTATAAATCTTTTATGTTTCAGATCCTACATGCAGTGAAGTTTATGCATGCAG CTAATGTGTACAATCTAGACCTTAAACCGGGAAATATATTAGCAAACCGTAATGGCTTGATTAAAGTATGTGATTTTGGACTGTCTAGAGTTGCCTTTATTGAGCCATCAAAAGAATGGCACCACACGGTCAGTCTTTCATATCGTGCACAcgttaattataatttttga
- the LOC141708711 gene encoding uncharacterized protein LOC141708711: protein MAESSTANEILTNSQNQAVNYNDPYYLSSGDNPRQQLGRMLLSGDNFINWSRSVKMALGAKNKLGFIDGSLHKPAEDSVDYNKWIRNDYMVMSWLTSSMEPVIFDSFIFATSAHDLWTDVADRFGNYGRGQGQSNFKKDFKRSKLDLICDHFKRKGHTADQCFKLVGYPEWCNTMKSKITNPRMAANAISESVDTPRASGENSSFDSKMVSAVYQEVLKMMQQQQMSPLSENSQSYVNFAGIVSAFQVISNASHNSNISWIIDTGASDHIVSVGVLEGPLNSTIQAVGTRDAGLYRFSSQNSICPQNLSLSMFNSCCHSTTILDVNTFHARLGHLSVGKMQHLKMFTTAMLNNFHCDSCILPKHHKLPYNESNSRAPAVFHMLHIYLWGPYRVPTQSGCKYFLTILDDHSRVTWTHLLVSKDQVAQIISAFLAMFLIILELQLSILGVIMVQKY from the exons ATGGCGGAATCGTCAACTGCGAACGAAATCTTAACTAATTCACAGAATCAGGCTGTGAATTACAATGATCCTTACTACCTATCTTCTGGTGACAATCCTCGCCAGCAATTGGGAAGGATGTTGCTTTCTGGTGATAATTTCATCAATTGGAGCCGTAGTGTTAAGATGGCGCTTGGAGCTAAAAATAAACTCGGTTTCATTGACGGATCTCTACACAAACCAGCTGAGGACTCTGTTGATTACAACAAGTGGATTCGTAATGATTACATGGTGATGTCGTGGTTGACTTCATCTATGGAGCCGGTAATTTTTGATAGCTTCATTTTTGCAACATCTGCTCATGATCTTTGGACTGATGTGGCTGATCGGTTTG GAAATTATGGTAGAGGTCAAGGACAGTCTAATTTCAAGAAAGATTTTAAGAGATCCAAACTTGATTTAATTTGTGATCATTTCAAGAGGAAGGGACATACTGCTGATCAATGTTTCAAGTTGGTAGGGTATCCAGAGTGGTGTAATACAATGAAGAGTAAAATTACCAATCCAAGAATGGCTGCTAATGCGATTTCTGAATCTGTTGATACTCCAAGAGCATCTGGTGAGAATTCTTCTTTTGATAGTAAGATGGTATCAGCTGTCTATCAAGAGGTGCTTAAGATGATGCAACAACAGCAGATGTCTCCTCTGTCAGAAAATTCTCAGTCCTATGTGAATTTTGCAGGTATTGTATCTGCATTCCAGGTTATCTCTAATGCATCTCATAATTCTAATATTTCATGGATTATAGACACAGGAGCTAGTGATCATATTGTTAGTGTAGGTgtcctagag GGCCCTTTGAATAGCACAATTCAGGCTGTTGGCACAAGAGATGCTGGATTGTACagattttcttcacaaaattctATTTGTCCTCAAAACTTGTCTTTGTCTATGTTCAATTCATGTTGTCATTCTACAACTATTCTGGATGTAAATACTTTTCATGCTAGGCTTGGGCATTTGTCAGTTGGAAAAATGCAGCATTTGAAAATGTTTACCACTGCAATGCTAAACAATTTTCACTGTGATTCTTGTATTCTTCCTAAGCATCATAAATTGCCTTATAATGAATCAAATTCTAGAGCTCCTGCTGTTTTTCACATGTTGCATATATATTTATGGGGTCCTTATAGAGTTCCTACTCAATCTGGTTGCAAATATTTTCTGACTATATTGGATGATCACAGTAGAGTAACCTGGACTCACTTGCTTGTTTCAAAAGATCAGGTTGCTCAGATTATATCTGCTTTTCTTGCCATGTTTCTAATCATTTTGGAGCTACAGTTAAGCATattaggagtgataatggtacagAAATATTAA